In the genome of Arabidopsis thaliana chromosome 4, partial sequence, the window GTGGGGGTGGTGGAGGCTTCACATCATTCACTTGATTGTCTTCATTGGCAACAACATTGAAGTTATCCATTTTTCTCAagaggtttttgattttctcttagaaagaaaagacagaaGTTATAAGATGTTGTTGATGTTATGATATTTGGTGTTGTGGAGAGTGTCTTCTTATAtaggtttttgtttagtgAAAATCTAAGAAGAGTATGTTATTGGGTTAAAAAAAGTGAGATTATGAGCAAAACGTGTCAAACATTGTTTATTAATCAAATCTAAACATCTATTACACACCATAAATCTTTGGCTAAACTTAGTCAAAAACTAAGGATTTTTTATTCTAACTCTTGTTTGTATATGAGAAATGGTGAATCAAGATATAATTAAATGGATTAGACAtataaactgaaaaagatCTAAAGATATTGATAGTGTAATGATAATTTAAGGTCAAACAAGCATATATTGCATATATTAACTATGATAGATATATTATATGTGACGCGTGTGCTCACACTCTATTTCATAAATACATATTATATGATTTGCTCATATATAGAATAGATACCTAGGGttggaacaaaaaaacatttagtaGTCAATAATACATAATATCAAGATAATAGGAAATCTAACCATAatacatatgtttttaattgaaaataacCTATTTTTCGAATTCGACAAAAACCTAATTAATCAACCTTTATAGGGATTTAACTTAATAGAGAtttgttgagaaaataaaatattatatttgtcCATCGCGTGAAGTTCACTCGTGTTATTATTGGTGCATCGAAATTTTTTGTcataaaactttattttgtaaattacgAATACCTTAATTTGTACAATGTctattaaattaaatagatatatagaaAATGCTAGCAAAATTTGTCTTTGCACCACTTGTAGGTACTTTAGACAAACAATACAACATCAGTTTTTATTCATTTGATCTCATGGACCGGCTTTAGAGGTAACTCAATGGCCCTACAATCAGGGCCGGCTCAACAAAACATGGGACCTTGTGCtcattaattttgtttctaatataTGTTCTAtatgtttagattttagtttgattATACACTACTGTTTGTAAAATGGACCTTGATTGcttaaagaaaatgattgaaaaaataaaggacCCTGTGCACTAGCACCAAGGGCACACCCTCTAAGTCGGGCCTGCCTACAATGGCTCAACTAACTCAACGGATAAGATCACATGTCTTCTGGGCCTTTTCTACTTGGTAATGTTAGCGACTACTGAAGTTGAACGATCACACGGACCAAAGCGGTTTCATATTTCTGATCAGAACCAATTCTTTtaactatcttttttttagcttgctaaaaaggtaaatatttcataaaaatgaaaaaaaaattagaaatacaataaaaatcataGACCTATGCAATGTTCccatgacaaaaaaaataaaaaaaatggaagcgTATATGAAAAACACATTTTCATATCGAATTCTTGAATATGAATACGAGGATGCTGGCTTCAATATCGAATTATTTCCCCAAGGTGAATatttcttttctcctttttttacCCATCTTTGATGTAATCATATCTAGAGATCTCCGTTTGTTTTTTGACATGGTCTTGTGGGCATTTGCAAGTTCCAAAACCAACAAATGTGATTTTACTCGCTAAAAACATCGGAGATGACATTGGTTCTCGTCTTTATGGTATGTATATCAGAGGTCATGGTATTCTCTCATCCCAATCTCCACTAGAATGGGACCTTTCCTAGTGAAAGCTCTACATGCTTTTTGACTAGCCTATTCGATGGCCGTAATGGCTCACCAACGTCTTGACAATAACAAGCAGAAGACAAATCCAAGGGAGATTTGATGTTTGGTTATAAACCCATATATATGTAACGTGTTTTTTGTCTATGAAGCTAGAAGATATGaggaatgaaaaaaaagatatgtaacgtgttcataaaatttaactgatgagaaaagaaagaaacctaTGCGTTCTGAAGGGTTATTGCTTTTTATgtattgctctgttttcagtttttttctctgttttaaaaCGACGCTTCATCTCATGTATGTGAGATGCATTAGTATATAAATAAGACAAATCTACGGTTATTTCTTCAATTAGTaagctttctttttgtcaatcTCAATTTCGATCGACCattgaaaatttgaacttCGAAGGTCATAAAGTTAACTTGAGTCGTGGACCACTGGTGTTGAAGATTacttctttcatttatttttaattttctattatgATTGAATTGCTTGTCGAGAGCATGCGATTAACTCAAGTCGctcacacattttttttttttgttttctcagaaATCATTATTAAATCCCgaataaaactataaaagtaattataaaattaatttaagtaAACTTGGTATTGGGTATTGTTGTTTACTAAACTTTTTATGTTCAAaccattttgtatatatgtaaagatgaatctttataattaaaaagaagtaaataatTACGCATATATCATGAGCACACATGTTTTGACATAGAGCTTGAGCACACATGTTTTCACATACTCTCTCTAATAGTAAATTTACATGCAATATATGCTTGGTTTGACTTTAATTAATTGCCATTATACTTTTAATATATGTccctagattttttttttctgtttatatgTGATTTTCTCATTTAATCATATCTACTTGATTCTACAAAAATTCACATACAGACAAGAGTTAACCATTGGTTTTTGACTACGCTTAGCCTAAAGTTTATGGTGTGTAGACagattttcagattttattaCACCACAATTTTTAACACGTTTTGCTTATAATCTCACTCTCCTAAATACTGAAAGTACAGTTTCTTAAATGTCCACGCCCCAAGAACCTATAAGAATACACCTTCCACAACACAAAATTAGATcataaaaacaacaagaacTTATAATTTAAGTCTTCTCTTTCTACgaaaaaatcaagaacttcttgaaaaaaatggaTAACTTGAATGTTTTCGCTAATGAAGACAATCAAGTGAATGGTTTGAAGCGTCCACCCCCGTCACGAGTGTGTCCAAGGTGTGATTCTGATAACACTAAGTTTTGCTTTTACAACAACTACAGTGAATCTCAACCGCGCTACTTTTGCAAAAACTGTCGTAGATATTGGACTCATGGTGGAGCTTTAAGAAACATACCAGTTGGTGGAAGTTGTCGTAAACCAAAGCGTCTGAAGGTAGATCAATCTTCGATTTCTGAGATGGTTTCTGTTGAGAACCAACCAATTAATCATCAATCTTTCAGACAAACTCAAGAAAACAATGAGTTTGTTCGATCTTTTgacgcttcttcttctgctactGTTACTGCCGTTCCGAACCATTTTGGTTATCTAAGTGAACTTCATGGTGTAACAAATTTGCTTCCAATTCAAAGTTTTCGAACAATGGACTGCTTAGATTTCGGTGATGAATCTTTTCAACAAGGTTATTACGATGTTGGATCCaatgatttgattgataaccCTTTGATAAACCAATCCATCGGTGGGTATGTTGATAATCTTACAAGTTATTGCATAAATCAAGTGGAACCAAAGCTTCAACCACGCTATGAACATGAATCATAAAGCCAGCAGTAGTGGAAGCATAGGATCTTGAGACACTCAGAAGAACAATATGAGAAACATGTTTGTTTAGGTCTTCTTAACATTCGGAAGTTAATGTTCCAGTCCATCgtttctacttcttttttttttattagtttcgTTTATGCATGGTTTATGTTGGgtctttttttagttataaaagtTTGCATCTTTGTTTAAGTCCCAAAATATTCAGACATAAGTTGTTTAATTCCCAATTTCTTTGAtgcttgtaattttttttttaatctcgcGAAAGCAAAATTTTAGGCTGATGCCTTGGCAAAAGAGGTCTCCTCGCTTGTATGAACTCAATTCTCTAAATCGAATGAAAACAAggttgtccaaaaaaaaagaaagttgtttgatcctttttcctttttatatatacaataagaACTAGAGATATTTCTCGAACAATCTCAACACGAGTTCGATTTCCGTTGTGAGAATTAATTGATTAAACCTTAGTCTCGATTGTGAAATGTTCAGAATTAAATATTATCAATATTAATTCTCCAAAAGAAATCCTAAAATGTTAGTAGCCAACTATAAAGTAGATATGTgaaccaaaagaaattgagattatttattaaatatatgacGAATCAACAATGATGTAATTAATACTTAGAAATTCGTTGAAATCTATGTTTTAATTAATACAACATTTATAGTCTTTAATGAATTtctagattttaaaattttaattaattattgaaaaatgtgtttcttaataaataattttattttataggtAATTATGACTATATGGTTAAAGAcctaataaaaacataaatgaatAGTTACAACTTGCTCTCTCAGATTTTCGAGAGCCAAAACGGCCACTTTCATAGACAAAATCTtaatgaaattaaagaaaatctGATATAACAAGGACATTGACAAAACGTCCAGATTGTGTTAGTATAGACGTGGATTATCATAAGACCGCCGGTTAATGCAAGGGAAAAAGCTAGATTTTGTCAGTCATCGATTCCGACAGAGATAGAGATGAGGTCTTCCACAAGGAATTTGAAACGTGCTcactctttcctttttataatAAGCTTTCTTAACTTCATTATCCCTATCGTTTTCAAAAGTTGGCAAATGCATTATCACCATATAGTGAATTAGCTATATGGTTACATGAATTTTTTGAGTGAATTAACTAACCATACTGCATTTccttctaatttttgtttacctCCGTTTCATTATAtactgttttaaaatatttttaacttttaattatatcGTTATGAAATACACTTAtaagggttttttttttctattgaatAAGCtgaaataataacaataaaaatgattaCGATCGTAAATTTGGTGTAATTTCTATGTaatgcttttaaatttttgagacaaaataaattgatcgcgacaaaacaaataaagactTACACTACACGTGTCTATACATTAAATAGCAAAAGCTATTGACGGTGCAAAACGTCAAAAACAAATGCCCTACGTCGCGGGTAATTAACAAACTcatccacatatatatacgaGTTTCGTATCTCAAACATTTCATAAATCAAACCATCATATACCTCTCAAatcatttctttgatttctatAAACACTATTCTTGTTAATGActgaccataaaaacaaatgGCTACTTCTCGTCTAGCTAGGTTTGTATCAGAGGTTGCTCCACCTCAATTTGTGACGGTTATGAGGAGGCATAGAGCAGCGAAGCAGAAGCTAGACacaatcaaagaagaagagaataaagaagattCTTTCAATGGTGggatggtggtgatgatgaagacatcTCATCAACATGTTTATTCACCTAATTCTTCTTATTCCTCTTCGTCTATTTCGGTTTCTATTTCCGGATCTAGCAGCTCTAAGAATTTTCGAAGCTCTTTTTCTGTCTTCGAAAACTAAGATCTACGTACTaatgttgtattttttaatGATCGGGTCGATATTTTTGTATGCACCcgtttatattatatagttcagacctttttatttttatttaaaaggTCTGATTAATAATACATGTTATACACTTATACCTTTTGGTTATCGTTTGTAATTTTCGATCGAAACCCCGTTTTAATAAGGATGTGTAGTTTTGAAGATACTTAGTTCGAAATAGTAAAAATGGAATGTTTTGCACATTttcataacaaacaaatatgtatgtttaaaagttttatttttatttaattattcattcctaacatttaacaaaatctttaTAGATAAGAATATGTAATTTTGGAGATAAATAACAGAGAAATCAACGACTTTAAAAACCCTTGATTCGTTGTTCTTAGTGAGACTTTTGACTAAATTTATACACATGTGAATATTGTTAAGAATAGAGAGACCATTTGgtggtttttaaaatttaaaaaatgaaaaaaggtTCCTTCCGATTTCTCAATTCATCTCCTGAGTGGGtttttctcctctgttttatttctctaatAGCCCTAGATTCAAGGAGATAAAACTGCTCAAATCAGGTGGAGATTTGCTCTGCTTcattggttttttgttttgtttgagttaGTGACTTTATCTATTTCTTCTTCGCCAAAAGACgagatttttaaaacaaatttcgTCTTTTTCAAATTCTCGTGTCAAATTGAGACATTTGGGTTGCTTTGATTGGATTTCGTAGACTCTATTGATCTTCAGATCGTGTCGAGATTTAGCTGCTATTGTGGGGTTTAGAATCCTTCTCTTTACCGGATTCTCAGGTTATAAATCTCCTTTACTTCTTTCAATGAAGTTGTTCGATGAATTGGCTACATTTTAGGTACTCCAGGTGCAGTTTTGTGGCACTAATTCGTCTTGTGAATCAACAAGTCGAGTGATTTTGATTGTGGAAGGTAGTAATTTTTAGTTGACCCTCACAATGAAAAGAGTAAAAAGCGAATCTTTTAGAGGAGTTTATAGTTCTAGGAGGTTCAAGTTGTCACATTTCTTACTAGCTATAGCAGGGTTTTACTTGGTTTTCTTAGCTTTTAAGTTCCCACATTTCATTGAGATGGTTGCTATGTTGAGTGGTGATACTGGTTTAGATGGGGCATTAAGTGATACTAGTTTAGATGTTAGTTTAAGCGGATCGTTACGTAATGACATGTTGAATAGGAAgctagaagatgaagatcatCAAAGTGGGCCTTCTACTACTCAGAAGGTGTCACCAGAAGAGAAGATTAATGGATCTAAACAGATTCAGCCACTTCTGTTTCGGTATGGTCGAATATCAGGAGAGGTCATGAGACGTAGGAATAGGACTATTCATATGTCACCTTTTGAAAGAATGGCAGATGAGGCTTGGATACTTGGATCCAAGGCTTGGGAAGATGTTGATAAGTTTGAGGTTGATAAGATCAACGAGAGTGCTTCTATATTCGAAGGAAAGGTGGAGTCATGTCCTTCTCAGATCTCAATGAATGGAGATGACTTGAATAAAGCCAATAGGATCATGTTGCTTCCCTGTGGTCTTGCTGCAGGATCTTCTATTACAATTCTTGGAACTCCACAGTATGCTCATAAAGAATCTGTTCCTCAGCGTTCGAGATTGACAAGAAGCTATGgaatggttttggtttcacaATTTATGGTTGAGTTGCAAGGGCTGAAGACAGGGGACGGTGAATACCCCCCTAAGATTCTTCATTTGAACCCTAGGATCAAAGGTGATTGGAATCACCGACCAGTCATTGAACACAATACATGTTATAGGATGCAGTGGGGGGTTGCTCAAAGATGTGATGGTACTCCATCCAAGAAGGACGCAGACGTGCTTGGTAAGATTTTGAGCATCCATCATAAACTGTTGTTAGTTGCCGGAATGTAGCAAGTCCATGCTCAGAAGTCTAAGTTTGAATTACcttagcttcttttttattgCTGTGtagttatgtttctttttgttttctcttcatctaAGTAAATGTACTTTTCCAGTTGACGGATTCCGAAGATGTGAAAAGTGGACGCAGAATGACATAATTGACATGGTGGACTCAAAGGAATCAAAGACAACATCATGGTTCAAACGGTTTATAGGACGTGAACAAAAACCAGAAGTCACTTGGTCATTCCCTTTTGCGGAAGGCAAGGTCTTTGTCCTAACTTTGCGAGCTGGAATTGATGGTTTCCATATTAATGTTGGTGGAAGACATGTGTCTTCATTCCCTTATCGACCGGTATGTGATATCAGATGAGCATTCTACTTGTATATGGCTTTGGTCTCAGCACTCAATAGTATCATTTGTTCAAACCAAGAGGATTCATCTCGTCCATGTCTGATaactttgtaaaatattttgtgatgTCTGGCCTCTCAGGGATTTACCATAGAAGATGCCACAGGGCTGGCAGTTACAGGAGATGTTGATATTCATTCTATTCATGCTACTTCTCTTTCAACATCTCATCCGAGTTTCTCACCGCAGAAAGCTATAGAGTTTTCTTCAGAATGGAAAGCTCCTCCATTACCTGGCACTCCTTTTCGCCTTTTCATGGGTGTTCTCTCTGCAACTAACCATTTTTCAGAGCGCATGGCAGTGAGAAAGACATGGATGCAACATCCTTCTATTAAATCTTCAGATGTAGTAGCCCGATTCTTTGTTGCACTTGTAAGTTCTTACAATCTTTCCTTATTTTAAAGCATGATCTTTAAGAAGTTTAATACTGCAGGTCGATTTAATTGAAACATTGAGATGGAGATTTGCTGATTTGAAGTTCTTATGCTTTGGAATACTGAGCagtttatgtgtttttgttgatttgttttgtgtagaATCCAAGAAAGGAAGTTAATGCAATGCTAAAGAAGGAGGCTGAATATTTTGGAGATATTGTGATTCTGCCCTTTATGGATCGATATGAGCTAGTGGTCCTTAAGACAATTGCCATTTGTGAATTTGGGGTATTGATCATTTCTCTCATGACTCCATATCTGTTTAAGTCTTTGAACAATCTCTGATAAGGATCAGTAAATGAACAGTTTCCCTCATTGTAGTTACTTTACACAAATCTAATTATGAGAGTCTGAATATCTTCCATTCAGGTCCAGAATGTGACAGCGCCATATATAATGAAGTGTGACGATGATACCTTCATCAGAGTGGAAtcaattttgaaacaaatcgATGGAGTCTCTCCAGAAAAATCACTTTATATGGGGAATCTAAATCTTAGACATCGTCCTCTTAGAACTGGCAAGTGGACAGTTACATGGGAGGTACAATGGCTTCTGTTCTTTACCTGCATATAGTCTGTATGATTCAGAAATCAGAAGCAGCCTCAGATACTAAATTTTCTCTTATACTGTAACAGGAGTGGCCAGAAGCTGTGTATCCTCCTTATGCCAATGGACCCGGATACATAATCTCAAGCAACATTGCTAAATATATTGTTTCTCAGAATTCAAGACATAAGCTTAGGGTCTGACCCTTTATCATCGTCTTACGTTCATCTCCATCTTTTACTGTCATGAACATAAGAGTCTCCTAACATTTTCAAACTATTTCGACTTTGTTGTCACAGCTATTCAAGATGGAAGATGTGAGCATGGGATTGTGGGTGGAGCAATTCAACGCCTCTATGCAGCCTGTCGAATACTCACACAGCTGGAAATTTTGCCAATACGGATGCACACTGAACTATTACACTGCACATTATCAATCTCCGAGTCAAATGATGTGCCTGTGGGATAATTTGTTGAAAGGTCGACCACAATGTTGCAATTTCAGATGACCAAAACATAGCACTAGCCGGAAGATATTACAGGATTACAGATTTGGCACCACCTTAACccattttgtaatttttccTCTTTGGTGCTAGTTGCTTACATTTACACATTCAAGATAACAATCTCTTATTGTACATTGATTAGGATTTTGTCTAAGAAAGAGATTTACACTGATATCTAAACAAATTCTTTCAAAACGTCTTTGCCATAACACTATGGGGCTACCAAGAAAGAGAAGCCAAGGTCACTGTATTATACATTTATACTACTCTGCTGGTCTTTAAGTTCTTGAGTCATGTTATCAAGATTTTGGCTTTCATCAAGTCGCATTTCCTTAATCATCTGCATTTCTTGCGCTTCACTGAAAGATTTCCAGCTTTTGCAAGATGGGGAAATGGAAGAGGGCATCCACAAGATCCAGGTAGATGTCACTGAGTTGTTTTCTTCAGTGTTTGCCATAATCCTCATCCGGTAGATGTGACATACCCATAGAGACAACAAGTTTGGTTAGTATACAGATGAATTGATCAGAATCCTGATTGTATAAACAGAACATCTAAACATCAATCTTAAGAGTGTGCAGGTCAATAGCAGAAGCAACTGTAATGAAGAAAACTCGAAAGACGGATtgattacaacaaaaaaactgtgGCGCAAAGACTACCAATTTAATCTTTTCATGATCAGATGGATACAGCCAAATGTGCCTTTAGAATTTTGTTTAGCACCATGTTTAATCCGCACGCCAAAACCTTACGGCTGTGAAGTTCTGATACACGGTGCGTGAATCaatcaagaagagaaaaagagaggcaTAGAGAAACTTGCACGGTTAAGATATCCAGATGAACTACACAGTGATAAAGTTTCACTTTTTATGTCTTTGAAGAAGCATTATAGATTGATAGAGAATCATCAGAGCTTAACCTGAAACGAACCATCTTTCTCCGGACAGAGAATGGCGGCGGCTGTCTGAAGTTATTTTGAGAAAGTGAAGATTTTTAGGGTTCTGAGAAGTTTCCATCACTTGAagtcttttaaattttaatagtaTATGATAATGGAATTGCCTCGATTCTAATGCAATTGACGACAATGCCCACAAGAACAGAGCAAAATGTCTCCATTCTCAGAAACCTCTGTTCTGCTACTTCCCATGGTCGAGAAATGCATAAACCTCTTGCAAACCTACGGCGTTTCATCGATAACGAAACTCAGACAAATCCACGCTTTTTCAATCCGCCATGGAGTCTCAATCTCAGACGCCGAGCTTGGGAAACACCTCATCTTCTACCttgtttctcttccttctccaccTCCCATGTCTTACGCTCACAAAGTCTTCTCCAAGATTGAGAAACCCATCAATGTCTTTATTTGGAACACATTGATCAGAGGCTACGCCGAGATTGGTAATTCCATCTCTGCTTTTTCTCTATACCGTGAGATGAGAGTCTCTGGTTTGGTCGAGCCAGATACTCATACTTATCCGTTTCTTATTAAGGCTGTGACGACAATGGCGGATGTTAGATTAGGAGAGACGATTCATTCGGTTGTTATAAGAAGTGGCTTTGGTTCGTTGATCTATGTTCAGAACTCTCTGCTTCATTTATACGCAAATTGTGGAGATGTAGCTAGTGCGTACAAGGTGTTTGATAAAATGCCTGAGAAAGATTTAGTGGCTTGGAACTCTGTGATTAATGGGTTTGCGGAAAACGGTAAACCAGAAGAAGCTTTAGCGCTTTATACTGAGATGAATTCCAAGGGTATCAAGCCTGATGGGTTCACAATTGTTAGCTTGTTGTCTGCTTGTGCAAAGATTGGTGCTTTGACATTGGGTAAGAGAGTTCATGTCTATATGATCAAAGTAGGTTTGACACGAAACTTGCATTCCAGCAATGTGCTCTTGGACTTGTATGCGAGATGTGGAAGAGTGGAAGAAGCCAAAACACTTTTCGATGAAATGGTGGACAAGAACAGTGTCTCGTGGACTTCGTTGATAGTCGGTTTAGCTGTTAATGGTTTTGGGAAAGAAGCCATTGAGCTTTTCAAGTATATGGAATCAACGGAGGGATTGTTACCATGTGAGATCACGTTTGTTGGGATATTATACGCTTGTAGCCATTGCGGGATGGTGAAGGAAGGTTTTGAGTATTTCAGGAGAATGAGAGAGGAGTATAAGATTGAACCTAGGATCGAGCATTTTGGTTGTATGGTCGATTTGTTAGCTAGAGCTGGACAAGTGAAGAAAGCATATGAATACATCAAGAGTATGCCGATGCAGCCTAATGTTGTAATCTGGAGAACATTGTTAGGAGCTTGTACTGTTCATGGTGATTCAGATTTAGCAGAGTTTGCTAGAATCCAGATCTTACAACTAGAACCAAACCACAGCGGCGATTATGTTCTCTTGTCGAATATGTACGCATCCGAGCAGCGTTGGTCCGATGTGCAAAAGATACGGAAACAAATGTTAAGAGACGGTGTGAAAAAAGTCCCCGGTCACAGCTTAGTAGAAGTAGGAAACAGAGTTCATGAGTTTCTTATGGGTGATAAGTCTCACCCACAAAGCGATGCTATTTACGCTAAGCTGAAAGAAATGACTGGTAGATTGAGATCAGAAGGTTACGTTCCACAAATTTCTAATGTCTATGTAGAtgttgaagaggaagagaaggagaatgcTGTGGTTTATCACAGTGAGAAGATTGCTATTGCATTTATGTTAATTAGTACACCAGAAAGATCACCGATTACAGTCGTGAAGAATCTTAGAGTATGTGCAGATTGTCACTTAGCAATCAAACTTGTGTCAAAGGTTTATAACCGAGAGATTGTAGTCAGAGATCGTAGCAGGTTTCaccattttaaaaatggttCTTGTTCTTGCCAAGATTACTGGTAGTCTGGTAAtgcagaaaataaaattattgtttcaTCGCAGATCGTTCAAATTCTACGGACAATCTTCGTTAATTAAAGTCTTCTAGGggaaatttgtaaaattttaaagtatatatgtGGGTAAATTTTGCATAGATAAAAGTAATGGGTTCAAATCTTGCAACTAAAAAACTTATAGGGGCAAAACGAAAATTGAGTGAAATGAGATTATACCGCGTGTTTTCATGGCGGGATTGGAAATATTTTGAAGTAGATGAAAATTTGGCGCTTTTTATTTAGTCTGTAAAGCTTTCAAGGGAAGCCTCTTTGAAGGACACGCTTCGTcatctatctatctatatacCCAAAGAGTCGCTTTGTTCCTGATTCATCAGATTGATTCGTTTCGTTTTCTCTGAGTGAAGATCGAAAATGGCGGACACTAGTCACCTGGAGAGGATGGGAAGAGAACTCAAGTGCCCTATTTGGTAAATCGCGTCTCTCTTTGCTCAATTTTGTGACGAGCATAAACCCTGATTTCGTATTGTCTGACTAATGAATCTCGTTTAACTGCCTTGgtaacaattttaatttgtttttttttgttattggcAGCTTGAGTCTATATAATTCTGCAGTTTCACTTTCGTGTAACCATGTATTTTGCAAGTAAGTACCTTTCCTTAGTTTGTTCTTTCTTCGTATTCTCATTTCATCAATCTTTAAAAGTAATGAACACATGGTCTTCTCTTGATTTCAGTGCGTGTATAGTGAAATCTATGAAAATGGATGCTACTTGTCCTGTTTGTAAAATCCCTTACCATCGTAGAGGTACTTTCTCTTGCTCTTTATTGATCTCAGAGTTCAGCTTTATCTGTTGTTAAACCTAAGTTTGCAGTTTGATGATTATGTTAATATGTTAGAGATTCGAGGTGCTCCACATATGGATAGCTTGGTGAGCATTTACAAGAACATGGAAGATGCTTCTGGGATTAAATTATTCGTTAGCCAGAATAATCCGTCACCATCAGGTACTTAAAATT includes:
- a CDS encoding Galactosyltransferase family protein (Galactosyltransferase family protein; FUNCTIONS IN: transferase activity, transferring hexosyl groups, transferase activity, transferring glycosyl groups; INVOLVED IN: protein amino acid glycosylation; LOCATED IN: membrane; EXPRESSED IN: 23 plant structures; EXPRESSED DURING: 13 growth stages; CONTAINS InterPro DOMAIN/s: Galectin, carbohydrate recognition domain (InterPro:IPR001079), Glycosyl transferase, family 31 (InterPro:IPR002659), Concanavalin A-like lectin/glucanase, subgroup (InterPro:IPR013320), Concanavalin A-like lectin/glucanase (InterPro:IPR008985); BEST Arabidopsis thaliana protein match is: Galactosyltransferase family protein (TAIR:AT5G62620.1); Has 2343 Blast hits to 2302 proteins in 116 species: Archae - 0; Bacteria - 6; Metazoa - 1700; Fungi - 8; Plants - 556; Viruses - 0; Other Eukaryotes - 73 (source: NCBI BLink).) translates to MKRVKSESFRGVYSSRRFKLSHFLLAIAGFYLVFLAFKFPHFIEMVAMLSGDTGLDGALSDTSLDVSLSGSLRNDMLNRKLEDEDHQSGPSTTQKVSPEEKINGSKQIQPLLFRYGRISGEVMRRRNRTIHMSPFERMADEAWILGSKAWEDVDKFEVDKINESASIFEGKVESCPSQISMNGDDLNKANRIMLLPCGLAAGSSITILGTPQYAHKESVPQRSRLTRSYGMVLVSQFMVELQGLKTGDGEYPPKILHLNPRIKGDWNHRPVIEHNTCYRMQWGVAQRCDGTPSKKDADVLVDGFRRCEKWTQNDIIDMVDSKESKTTSWFKRFIGREQKPEVTWSFPFAEGKVFVLTLRAGIDGFHINVGGRHVSSFPYRPGFTIEDATGLAVTGDVDIHSIHATSLSTSHPSFSPQKAIEFSSEWKAPPLPGTPFRLFMGVLSATNHFSERMAVRKTWMQHPSIKSSDVVARFFVALNPRKEVNAMLKKEAEYFGDIVILPFMDRYELVVLKTIAICEFGVQNVTAPYIMKCDDDTFIRVESILKQIDGVSPEKSLYMGNLNLRHRPLRTGKWTVTWEEWPEAVYPPYANGPGYIISSNIAKYIVSQNSRHKLRLFKMEDVSMGLWVEQFNASMQPVEYSHSWKFCQYGCTLNYYTAHYQSPSQMMCLWDNLLKGRPQCCNFR
- a CDS encoding Tetratricopeptide repeat (TPR)-like superfamily protein (Tetratricopeptide repeat (TPR)-like superfamily protein; FUNCTIONS IN: molecular_function unknown; INVOLVED IN: biological_process unknown; LOCATED IN: endomembrane system; CONTAINS InterPro DOMAIN/s: Pentatricopeptide repeat (InterPro:IPR002885); BEST Arabidopsis thaliana protein match is: Tetratricopeptide repeat (TPR)-like superfamily protein (TAIR:AT1G59720.1); Has 38274 Blast hits to 14497 proteins in 292 species: Archae - 1; Bacteria - 13; Metazoa - 163; Fungi - 128; Plants - 37354; Viruses - 0; Other Eukaryotes - 615 (source: NCBI BLink).); the encoded protein is MSPFSETSVLLLPMVEKCINLLQTYGVSSITKLRQIHAFSIRHGVSISDAELGKHLIFYLVSLPSPPPMSYAHKVFSKIEKPINVFIWNTLIRGYAEIGNSISAFSLYREMRVSGLVEPDTHTYPFLIKAVTTMADVRLGETIHSVVIRSGFGSLIYVQNSLLHLYANCGDVASAYKVFDKMPEKDLVAWNSVINGFAENGKPEEALALYTEMNSKGIKPDGFTIVSLLSACAKIGALTLGKRVHVYMIKVGLTRNLHSSNVLLDLYARCGRVEEAKTLFDEMVDKNSVSWTSLIVGLAVNGFGKEAIELFKYMESTEGLLPCEITFVGILYACSHCGMVKEGFEYFRRMREEYKIEPRIEHFGCMVDLLARAGQVKKAYEYIKSMPMQPNVVIWRTLLGACTVHGDSDLAEFARIQILQLEPNHSGDYVLLSNMYASEQRWSDVQKIRKQMLRDGVKKVPGHSLVEVGNRVHEFLMGDKSHPQSDAIYAKLKEMTGRLRSEGYVPQISNVYVDVEEEEKENAVVYHSEKIAIAFMLISTPERSPITVVKNLRVCADCHLAIKLVSKVYNREIVVRDRSRFHHFKNGSCSCQDYW